Below is a genomic region from Paenibacillus rhizovicinus.
CCATCGCGGCGGTCGACGGACAGTCGACGAACAGCTAAGCTGTATGCTCGTTTATAGCCCCGTCCATTGCTTGCCCTCATTACGGTACTTCAGCGGTGAAATGCCGGTTTTGCTTTTGAAAAAGCGGGAGAAATCGTCCGTGTCCTCATAACCGGTCAGCTTGGCCACTTCGCTGATCGGCCGTTTCTCCGTTTCCAGCAGCTGCTTGGCTTTCTGCAGCCGAAGTTGGAGCTGAAGCTGCATCGGCGTAATGCCGAATATCTTTTTGAACTGGTTGGAAATGTACGTCGGATGCATATGGTAGCGCTCTCCCAATTCGGCCAAATCGACGCGGGTTTCCGGATTTTCCAGCAGCTCGTTCAGCATGGTCGTGAACGAATCTGCGTACACCGCCTTCAGCCGGACGTCCGGCTGCCGCAGCGCCGCATCGATGAGAATCGCGATAAGTTCAAGCGCTTTGGCCCCCTTCATAAGGCTGTCGGCGAGCGAAGCCGGCTGCTCCGCGCAGCGGCGGTATTCCAAGAAGACCTCCTCGAAGCGTTCCGGATCGGGAAGCCGGAAGACCGGCGGAAAATGAAACAGCTGCAGCGCGTCCATGCAGTCCGCGATATTGAGCGTAAAATGCCACCACATAAAAACCGTCTCTTCGGACGTATCCTTCACGTGATCATGCAGCGCATCCGGCGGAACGAAGAGGACGTCGCCCTGCTTCGCGTGATAATCGCGTCCGCCAAGCCGCATCCGGCAGGATCCTTCTTTTATAAATGACACGACGTAAAAAGGAAGCACGCGGTTCCGCTGCTGCAGCTCCGAACGTCTGTGAAGATCATGCTGCAAAATTTGAAGCGAAGCTTTCTCGATCAGTTGCAGCCAAGGTTGCATGCCGTTCATCGAACTCCTCCTGACGAGTGCGTGGGTAATTTAGGATGCGTTCATCCTCCTATCCATTATAAAGCGTTTACCGCTAGGAAGGACGCGGAAATTCGTCTGCAATCCGGGCGCGTTCGAATCCATTTTCAGGAATGGAGCAAGCGCAGAAGACGAATTTCTACCCTTCTGTCGGCTCCAGCGTACGAAATTCCCCCTATCGCGCGCAATCCTCAAAAATACGTACTTCTTTCCGCCAATGCCGGACGGAATTATCTCGCGGCCTCACCTTGTATTCGCTATGATGAAGGTGCGCGAATCTGTCATGGCACATCGACGATCCGAAAGGAGTTTCTAACATTGACGAATATGAACGATTTTCACGATAAGAATGGTTTCGGCCTGCTGAACCCGATTGCGCTGTCCGTTACGCTGGATAACGGCAAACGGCCTTCGTTTCAAGCCGGCGGTTGGAGTGACGGGCCTTCCGGCACGGATGCGCTCGGCGATTACCGGACACGGACGCTGGCCTTCCGCGGAGAGGAAGAAAGCGATTCAATCACGTTAGAGCTGAAATGTTACGCCAGCACTGTCCTCGCTTATGTATCCGTCCAGCTGAAGCAAGATGTTTTCGGCGTCACGCATGCGCTTGCTCCAGAAGCCGGTCTCCGCTTCTCGGTCAGCGATCCCGTCGGTGCGGAAGGCATCCTGGCGCATTATAACCACTATAAATGGTGGACGCGCCCTTATATTGCGGAGGGAACGAGCGCTTTGCCAGCACAGACGCAGACGCTGCTTTGGCGGGCCGGCGGACGTTACACCCAATTGTTCCCAGCCTGCTCAGATGTGTGCAAGACGACGCTCCAAGGCAACGGGGACGGGTTCGACATCGTCGTCTCCCCGCTTGTGCGCGGATTTCGCAGCGGACGCCAGCTGCTCTACGTGCTGAGCGAAAGCGACGCGTCGTATATTGCGGCGGAGCAAGCGGCGGCGGCAATGCTGCATGCCATGGACAAGCCTGTCCGCACGCGGGAGTCCAAATCGTATCCCGAAGCATTTGACTATTTGGGTTGGTGCACGTGGGACGCGTTCTATCACGAGGTTTCGGAGCATGGCATCGAAGCTAAAGCCGCCGAGCTGCAGGAGAAGGACGTTCCCGTCCGCTGGGTAATGATTGACGACGGCTGGTCCCCCGTGCGGGAGGACAAGACGTTATCTTCCCTCGGTGCGAACGCGGAGAAATTCCCGAATGGACTGCTTGCAACCGTCCGCTCGTTGAAGAATCATTATGGCGTCAAATGGGTCGGCGTCTGGCATGCTTTTACAGGTTATTGGCATGGGATCGAGCCGGGGAGCGAATTGGCAAGCGACATGCGAGATGTTTTATTCGCCGACCACGCGGGGCGCTTGATTCCACACCCGGATCCGGCGAAGGGGCTCTCTTTCTGGAAAACATGGCATGAAAGCCTTGCTCGTCAAGGTATCGATATGATCAAGGTCGACAGCCAGAGCTCGCTGGTTCAATTCGTTCAAGGTCAACTGCCGCTCGGGCGCGCGGCAGCGGGACTGCATCAATCGCTCGAAGCATCAGCTGCCCTATTCTTCGACGGACGTCTGATCAATTGCATGGGAATGGCCCAGGAGAACGTGTGGAATCGCGGCAATACGGCGATCTCGCGCAACAGTGACGATTTCTACCCGAGCAAGCCGGATTGGTTCCGGGAGCATGCGCTGCAGAACGCCTACAATTCCGTCTATCACGGCACGTTGTATTGGGGCGATTGGGACATGTGGTGGACGTCGCATGATGACAGCGTGAGCCATGCCGTGCTGCGTGCCGTCAGCGGCGGTCCGGTGTATATCAGCGATCCCGTCGGCACGACCGATGCCTCGAAGCTTCGGCCGCTCATCTATTCGAATGGTCGCGTCCTGCGCGCCGACCGCCCGGGACTCCCGACTGAAGACTGCCTGTTCACGAACCCCGTGGAACAGCCCGTGCCGCTCAAAGTTTGGAATCGCTCCGGCGATTGCGGCCTGCTTGCGGCTTTCCACCTTCATAGCGAGGCAGAAACGGTTAGCGGCAAGCTGCGGATCGGCGATGTCCCGGGTCTCGCGGAAGAACGTTATGCCGTGCTGGATCACTTCAACCGCCAAGCGTTCAATCTGGACCAGACAGCTTCACATGCCTTCTCCGTCGAACGCGGGCAGCCTGCGTTGTTCGCAGTCGTTCCGTATCGGGACGGCATCGCCTGCTTCGGCCTCGTCGACAAATACGTCTCGCCTGCCGCGATTGAATCGTGCTGGTCAGCGAACGGACGAACCGTCCTTGCGCTGCGCGAAGGCGGCCTGCTCGGATTCGCCTGCGATACGGAACCTGCAGCCGTCCTTATCAATGGCGAGCATGCGAAAGTCCAACGTGAATCCGGGTTCTACACGGTGGATTGCGCCGATTCGAAAGGCAGCAGCGTGCTGGTTGAAATTATGTTGGCCTAGTCTTGAACTCATGCATCGGCCATATCTCCATAACGCAGAGAAGAACCGTAGCAACTACGGTTCTTCTCTTTCTGCTCGTTCAGCCACCGGCTTTGTACTTTAAAAAGCAAAAAAGGAAAGGACATGATAGAAATCATGTCCTTTCCTTTTACTCAGTTGGGTTACACCCTGAAAACTGGATACGAACCTTTGCGAAGGTTTCTTACATTAAATTCTAGGAATCATAAGTTTCACCTTATGTTAGCCTAGAATTCTCCGGAATGAAACTTTGTATTACCGCCATAAGACGGTAAACCTTGTTTCACCTTGGCTGAAACGAGATGTTCTTGGATAAGCCCTCGACCGATTAGTATTCGTCAGCTCCACGCATTGCTGCGCTTCCACCTCGAACCTATCAACCTCGTCGTCTTCAAGGGGTCTTACATACTGGGAAATCTCATCTTGAGGGGGGCTTCACGCTTAGATGCTTTCAGCGCTTATCCCGTCCGCACTTGGCTACCCAGCGATGCTCCTGGCGGAAC
It encodes:
- a CDS encoding helix-turn-helix domain-containing protein, with protein sequence MNGMQPWLQLIEKASLQILQHDLHRRSELQQRNRVLPFYVVSFIKEGSCRMRLGGRDYHAKQGDVLFVPPDALHDHVKDTSEETVFMWWHFTLNIADCMDALQLFHFPPVFRLPDPERFEEVFLEYRRCAEQPASLADSLMKGAKALELIAILIDAALRQPDVRLKAVYADSFTTMLNELLENPETRVDLAELGERYHMHPTYISNQFKKIFGITPMQLQLQLRLQKAKQLLETEKRPISEVAKLTGYEDTDDFSRFFKSKTGISPLKYRNEGKQWTGL
- a CDS encoding Sip1-related alpha-galactosidase codes for the protein MNDFHDKNGFGLLNPIALSVTLDNGKRPSFQAGGWSDGPSGTDALGDYRTRTLAFRGEEESDSITLELKCYASTVLAYVSVQLKQDVFGVTHALAPEAGLRFSVSDPVGAEGILAHYNHYKWWTRPYIAEGTSALPAQTQTLLWRAGGRYTQLFPACSDVCKTTLQGNGDGFDIVVSPLVRGFRSGRQLLYVLSESDASYIAAEQAAAAMLHAMDKPVRTRESKSYPEAFDYLGWCTWDAFYHEVSEHGIEAKAAELQEKDVPVRWVMIDDGWSPVREDKTLSSLGANAEKFPNGLLATVRSLKNHYGVKWVGVWHAFTGYWHGIEPGSELASDMRDVLFADHAGRLIPHPDPAKGLSFWKTWHESLARQGIDMIKVDSQSSLVQFVQGQLPLGRAAAGLHQSLEASAALFFDGRLINCMGMAQENVWNRGNTAISRNSDDFYPSKPDWFREHALQNAYNSVYHGTLYWGDWDMWWTSHDDSVSHAVLRAVSGGPVYISDPVGTTDASKLRPLIYSNGRVLRADRPGLPTEDCLFTNPVEQPVPLKVWNRSGDCGLLAAFHLHSEAETVSGKLRIGDVPGLAEERYAVLDHFNRQAFNLDQTASHAFSVERGQPALFAVVPYRDGIACFGLVDKYVSPAAIESCWSANGRTVLALREGGLLGFACDTEPAAVLINGEHAKVQRESGFYTVDCADSKGSSVLVEIMLA